In a single window of the Amia ocellicauda isolate fAmiCal2 chromosome 20, fAmiCal2.hap1, whole genome shotgun sequence genome:
- the tex36 gene encoding testis-expressed protein 36 — MAKGNKSNPSKDRDGNWFSHPGLPPIPLVRTPATSTGATLGQTGATERYPKICKSPERKSEKREYPFSAHDNRFALHRAVDIFDIGLGRRKVGNGQSLHGSHNFHLWAAGPAPRVSRAADGMTFYHTDFPSFPHSGGPSWRRFPRNHAQASNRAAAPAEGDPLWFGRHDDNQRVPLAVLAATQRPSAAKPWSYSFHNTYPCGK; from the exons ATGGCAAAAGGCAACAAAAGTAACCCTTCTAAGGACAGAGATGGAAACTGG TTTTCCCATCCAGGATTGCCTCCTATCCCGCTGGTTAGGACACCGGCCACAAGCACGGGGGCCACGCTGGGGCAGACAGGGGCCACGGAGAGATACCCCAAGATCTGCAAAAGCCCGGAGAGG AAATCAGAGAAGCGAGAATACCCATTTTCAGCGCATGACAACCGCTTTGCATTACATCGTGCTGTTGACATTTTTGACATC GGACTGGGCCGCCGGAAAGTCGGCAACGGACAATCACTGCACGGCTCCCACAACTTTCACCTGTGGGCCGCGGGCCCCGCGCCCCGTGTGTCCAGAGCAGCAGACGGCATGACCTTCTACCATACAGATTTCCCCAGCTTCCCGCACTCGGGGGGCCCCAGCTGGCGGCGCTTCCCCAGGAACCACGCCCAGGCGTCCAACAGGGCCGCGGCCCCGGCGGAGGGGGACCCGCTGTGGTTCGGACGACACGACGATAACCAGCGCGTTCCCCTCGCCGTCCTCGCCGCCACACAGCGTCCCTCCGCAGCCAAACCCTGGTCCTACTCCTTCCACAATACATACCCCTGCGGCAAGTAA